In Spirochaeta lutea, a single genomic region encodes these proteins:
- a CDS encoding GTP-binding protein: protein MRLVTIAGPPSVGKTAVIGKTVLGLGERGVRSGVIKFDCLFTDDEATYQRLGIPVRKGLSGSLCPDHFFASNIEEAAAWGLESGLEILFSESAGLCNRCSPHLKDIFAVCVVDNLSGVNTPAKIGPMLKTADMVVVTKGDIVSQAEREVFAARIMAVNPRAQVLQINGLTGQGAYELGSVILDRAGGVLFDEQPGLPGEGGEAEPGASRADEAAGTMEGSRGCPGVVGVTGNRLRFPMPSALCSYCLGETRIGQRYQLGNVRKMNLEEQP from the coding sequence ATGAGATTGGTGACTATTGCCGGACCGCCCTCGGTGGGGAAGACGGCGGTTATCGGAAAGACCGTTTTAGGGTTAGGGGAGCGGGGCGTGCGTTCCGGAGTGATTAAGTTCGACTGCCTCTTTACCGACGACGAGGCGACCTACCAGCGGCTGGGTATTCCGGTGCGCAAGGGACTATCCGGGAGCCTCTGTCCGGATCATTTTTTTGCCAGCAACATCGAGGAGGCTGCAGCCTGGGGGTTGGAAAGCGGACTGGAGATTCTATTTTCCGAGAGCGCCGGGCTCTGTAACCGCTGTAGTCCCCATCTAAAGGATATCTTCGCCGTCTGTGTGGTGGATAACCTCAGCGGGGTAAACACCCCCGCCAAGATCGGCCCCATGCTGAAGACCGCGGATATGGTGGTGGTGACCAAGGGTGATATCGTGAGCCAGGCAGAGCGGGAGGTGTTTGCGGCCCGGATTATGGCGGTAAATCCCCGGGCCCAGGTGCTGCAGATCAACGGACTCACCGGCCAGGGCGCCTACGAGCTGGGTTCGGTGATTCTGGACCGGGCCGGAGGGGTTCTTTTCGATGAGCAGCCAGGGCTGCCCGGGGAGGGCGGTGAAGCTGAACCCGGGGCGAGCCGGGCTGACGAGGCCGCGGGTACCATGGAGGGTTCCCGGGGTTGTCCCGGGGTTGTCGGGGTTACGGGAAACCGTCTGCGGTTCCCCATGCCCAGCGCCCTGTGCTCCTACTGCCTGGGAGAAACCCGGATCGGCCAGCGGTACCAGCTGGGGAACGTCCGGAAGATGAACTTGGAGGAACAACCGTGA
- a CDS encoding MutS-related protein, which translates to MDDQRDSNRTPLSLLWPPGLEMGEEQTGRQLDPQTITDLGIDKLLTRVFPNRWERASQEPILTRLIDDPRVLAYRQGIFENILHAPQLHSRLEEAAQHLLYSRQVPTPGKTDKSPLMAVARKITQLESYLTGVQLFGSILQDSRDTLTAPGFQQILAQLEDVRRDPLFTRLETQLPQISNKLRSVKSISIGVNLDSYLRPISAVLTDIHDKPIPEAKPGMFGRLLGADSSGPAALGSFHPPMQSTGSNRENPLLVPILQDVNQVMEKTARSLVADLQPFQNLQGGFFEHLGRELIFYLRLASYLGEFKTLGLPFCTPVFTPGDTMKLLAQGCWNLRLAELFRHDGGSREGGSLARRLVANDLYFDGAYRGFVLTGPNRGGKTVYLQSIGILVVLAQVGALVPAESCSLSPVDGIFTHYQIEERPEAQAGRLGEESLRVRELFSSLGPRSLVLMNESFASTSPGEAGVLLRDILEVLADSGIRCIVATHLHSLAADIAQEHPSIGSLISVVAQSTHDDAPADRAEPAQEAASLSGETQAPRAQSVPASGRKTEAARSNAEAAGEAPRRAGPQPDVPNGAMGAEDDQNPRGQRTYKIILAPPTGKSYALDVARHYKIDRESLEALLQTRLGPDSTPPDYSDS; encoded by the coding sequence ATGGACGACCAACGGGATTCAAACCGCACCCCCTTAAGCCTTCTCTGGCCCCCGGGACTGGAAATGGGCGAAGAACAAACCGGACGGCAGCTGGACCCCCAAACCATCACCGACCTGGGCATCGACAAACTCCTGACCCGGGTCTTCCCGAACCGCTGGGAGCGAGCCTCCCAGGAGCCCATCCTGACCCGGCTGATAGACGATCCCCGGGTTTTGGCCTACCGCCAGGGAATCTTTGAGAACATCCTCCACGCTCCCCAGCTGCATTCCCGGTTGGAAGAGGCCGCCCAGCATCTCCTGTACTCCCGGCAGGTACCGACCCCGGGCAAAACCGATAAATCACCCCTGATGGCCGTCGCCCGGAAAATCACCCAGCTGGAAAGCTACCTTACGGGGGTACAGCTCTTCGGATCCATTCTCCAGGATTCCCGGGATACCCTCACGGCTCCGGGCTTCCAGCAGATCCTTGCCCAGCTGGAGGATGTGCGCCGGGATCCCCTCTTTACCCGGTTGGAAACCCAGCTGCCCCAGATCAGCAACAAGCTCCGGTCGGTAAAGAGCATCTCCATCGGGGTAAACTTGGACAGCTACCTGCGTCCTATTTCCGCAGTCCTGACAGATATCCACGATAAACCGATTCCCGAGGCGAAGCCGGGGATGTTCGGCCGGTTGTTGGGGGCCGATTCCAGCGGTCCAGCCGCCCTGGGCAGCTTTCACCCTCCGATGCAGAGCACCGGATCCAACCGGGAAAACCCCCTGCTGGTACCCATACTCCAGGATGTGAACCAGGTAATGGAAAAAACGGCCCGGAGCCTCGTAGCGGACCTCCAGCCCTTCCAGAATCTTCAGGGCGGGTTTTTTGAACATCTTGGCCGGGAGCTGATCTTCTATCTGCGGCTGGCATCCTACCTCGGGGAATTTAAAACCCTGGGGCTTCCCTTCTGTACCCCGGTCTTTACCCCCGGGGACACCATGAAGCTCCTGGCCCAGGGGTGCTGGAACCTGCGCCTGGCGGAGCTCTTCCGGCATGACGGCGGAAGCCGGGAGGGCGGATCCCTGGCACGGCGTCTGGTGGCGAACGATCTGTATTTTGACGGTGCCTACCGGGGGTTTGTGCTCACCGGACCCAACCGGGGGGGAAAGACCGTGTACCTCCAGTCCATCGGCATTCTGGTTGTCCTTGCTCAGGTTGGAGCCCTGGTTCCCGCAGAGAGCTGCTCCCTGAGCCCCGTGGACGGTATCTTTACCCACTACCAGATTGAGGAGCGTCCCGAGGCCCAGGCCGGTCGTTTGGGAGAGGAAAGTCTACGCGTTCGGGAGCTTTTTTCCTCCCTGGGCCCCCGAAGCCTGGTGCTCATGAACGAAAGTTTCGCCAGTACCAGTCCGGGTGAGGCTGGGGTGCTGCTCCGGGATATCCTGGAGGTTCTGGCCGATTCGGGAATCCGCTGTATTGTCGCGACCCACCTGCATAGCCTGGCCGCGGATATCGCCCAGGAGCATCCCTCCATCGGCAGCCTGATTTCCGTAGTGGCCCAATCAACCCATGACGACGCCCCGGCCGACCGGGCGGAGCCGGCCCAGGAAGCCGCCTCTCTGTCGGGGGAAACCCAGGCTCCCCGGGCCCAGTCTGTCCCGGCTTCCGGGCGCAAAACCGAAGCAGCCCGGTCCAATGCTGAGGCCGCCGGTGAGGCGCCCCGGAGAGCAGGGCCGCAGCCGGATGTCCCTAATGGAGCTATGGGTGCGGAGGATGACCAGAACCCCAGGGGCCAGCGCACCTATAAAATCATCCTCGCCCCTCCAACGGGCAAGAGCTACGCCCTGGATGTGGCCCGGCATTACAAAATCGACCGGGAGAGCCTGGAGGCCCTTCTTCAGACCCGGCTCGGCCCCGATTCCACACCCCCGGACTATTCGGATTCGTAA
- a CDS encoding ATP-binding cassette domain-containing protein: MKSPWNSDRNQTQNQTQNQNQNEPQTHTQAPAQHQSPNHAQTKPGIDPAVLAFLGLEQPGERPGSGPAGAEDRGSGGLGITILPGRGKDGSPEGFERLDLLPGQVWSILGPTGSGKSRLLADIEWLAQGDTPTGRRILVQGEQPELSGRFNPAKKLVAQLSQTMNFVMDLGVGEFIQLHARSRNHSDPDGAARDVIAQANLLAGEGFGWDTPLTSLSGGQSRALMIADTALVSRSPIVLIDEIENAGIDRRRALELLTGRDKIVLMATHDPILALLSPRRIIIRQGGIAQVLETDREEQVLLERLEEIDAQFQNLRAALRRGDRVDRSLFREFAPYLEPAIPHTRSY, encoded by the coding sequence GTGAAATCACCCTGGAATAGCGACCGAAACCAGACACAGAACCAGACACAGAACCAGAACCAGAACGAACCCCAGACCCATACTCAGGCCCCAGCTCAACACCAGAGCCCAAACCATGCCCAGACCAAGCCGGGCATCGATCCCGCGGTACTGGCCTTTTTAGGGCTTGAGCAGCCCGGGGAACGGCCGGGTTCCGGACCGGCCGGCGCGGAGGACCGGGGTTCCGGGGGGCTGGGGATTACCATCCTCCCCGGGCGGGGCAAGGACGGCAGTCCCGAGGGATTTGAGCGCCTGGATCTGCTGCCGGGCCAGGTGTGGAGCATTCTGGGGCCCACTGGGTCGGGGAAGAGCCGCCTCTTGGCGGATATCGAATGGCTCGCCCAGGGAGATACCCCCACGGGGCGGAGAATCCTCGTACAGGGCGAGCAGCCCGAGCTCTCCGGCCGGTTTAATCCCGCGAAAAAACTCGTGGCCCAGCTGTCCCAGACCATGAACTTTGTGATGGATCTGGGGGTAGGGGAGTTTATTCAGCTCCATGCCCGCAGCCGGAATCACTCTGACCCCGACGGAGCCGCCCGGGATGTTATCGCCCAGGCGAATCTGCTGGCCGGGGAGGGATTCGGATGGGATACCCCCCTGACCAGCCTGAGCGGCGGACAATCCCGGGCCCTGATGATCGCCGACACTGCCCTGGTCAGCCGCAGCCCCATCGTGCTCATCGACGAGATCGAGAACGCCGGCATCGACCGGCGCCGGGCCCTGGAGCTGTTAACCGGCAGGGATAAGATTGTCCTCATGGCCACCCATGATCCGATTCTGGCCCTGCTATCTCCCCGGCGGATTATCATCCGGCAGGGAGGAATTGCCCAGGTCTTGGAAACGGACCGGGAAGAACAGGTTCTGCTGGAGCGTCTGGAGGAGATAGACGCCCAGTTCCAGAACCTACGGGCCGCCCTGCGCCGGGGGGACCGGGTCGACCGGTCATTATTCAGAGAATTCGCACCATACCTAGAACCAGCCATACCACATACAAGGAGTTACTAA
- a CDS encoding CD3324 family protein encodes MSYRNAKTILPKDLLQEIQKYIQGEQIYIPRRSGEKLGWGMKNGSRPMIAERNREIRRLKSQGMSLSELADSFSLSTDSIRKIVYPGFSDSCDPPSPE; translated from the coding sequence GTGTCCTATAGAAACGCTAAAACCATACTGCCCAAAGATCTTTTACAGGAGATTCAGAAGTACATACAAGGTGAGCAGATTTACATTCCGCGACGATCCGGAGAAAAGCTCGGGTGGGGAATGAAAAACGGATCCCGCCCCATGATAGCAGAGAGAAACCGGGAAATTCGAAGGTTGAAATCTCAAGGGATGTCCCTAAGCGAGCTCGCCGATTCGTTCTCATTGTCCACCGACTCAATCCGCAAGATTGTCTATCCCGGGTTTTCAGATTCCTGTGACCCGCCATCTCCGGAGTAG
- a CDS encoding carbohydrate ABC transporter permease, producing the protein MRSTHKSMKNPRQTWGWLWYILPALVVYVLFMALPLLNSLRLSLYSGSGFTLNNFVGFDNYRRLFMEPATAQRFWNAFGNTWIFFLIHMVVQNTLGLFFALLLSSRRMGTRVRDIFRTIIFIPTTLAILVTGFLWKLLLNPQWGLINMALDTLGLDSLSQPWLGQSHTALVVVSLVSSWQWVGIPMMIFLAGLQNIPEDLYEAAAIDGASEWTVFWRIKLPLLSPIIGVVSILTFTGNFNAFDVVYAMTGANGPPNYATDILGTYFYRIGIAGQHPVGIPDMGLGAAVASVIFLILFLGVMIMRGFFSDKSEAAQ; encoded by the coding sequence ATGAGATCAACACACAAGTCCATGAAAAACCCTCGGCAAACCTGGGGTTGGCTCTGGTATATTCTGCCTGCCCTGGTGGTATATGTACTGTTTATGGCCCTGCCCCTGTTAAACTCCCTGCGGTTGAGCTTATACAGCGGATCAGGATTTACCCTTAATAATTTTGTCGGTTTTGATAACTACCGGAGGCTTTTTATGGAGCCGGCCACCGCCCAGCGGTTCTGGAACGCCTTCGGGAATACCTGGATCTTTTTTCTGATTCATATGGTGGTTCAAAATACCCTGGGGCTCTTTTTTGCCCTGCTGCTCAGTTCCCGCCGGATGGGAACCAGAGTCCGGGACATCTTCCGGACGATCATCTTTATTCCCACGACCCTTGCCATTCTGGTAACCGGGTTTTTATGGAAACTGCTTCTTAACCCCCAGTGGGGATTGATAAATATGGCCCTGGATACCCTGGGGCTGGACAGCCTCTCCCAACCCTGGCTCGGCCAGAGCCATACCGCCCTGGTGGTGGTCAGCCTGGTTTCCTCATGGCAATGGGTGGGAATACCCATGATGATCTTCCTGGCGGGACTCCAGAACATTCCGGAGGATCTCTACGAGGCGGCAGCCATCGACGGTGCCAGCGAGTGGACGGTGTTCTGGCGGATCAAGCTGCCCCTGCTGAGCCCCATCATCGGGGTGGTGTCCATCCTGACCTTTACGGGTAACTTCAATGCCTTCGACGTGGTGTACGCCATGACCGGAGCCAACGGTCCCCCGAACTACGCCACGGATATTCTGGGAACCTATTTTTACCGGATCGGCATAGCCGGCCAACACCCCGTGGGAATCCCGGACATGGGTCTGGGAGCAGCAGTAGCCTCGGTGATTTTCCTGATCCTGTTTCTCGGGGTTATGATTATGCGGGGATTCTTCTCGGACAAGAGTGAGGCAGCCCAATGA
- a CDS encoding ABC transporter substrate-binding protein, whose amino-acid sequence MEISKNSTFLDIVTAYPGTREYFRELGFAGVSDEGSLAGVGSTLTVETAAMLKGMDSLDLVQGIRRAAGMEITPEESTQGDYQVTGLLPCPVRIPLLEACEAFGEEFRGRTGRGISYNLQAAYVGLDWLKEDLDRGAGLEGLPDVFLSAGFDLFFHNSRLTQLLDRGAVGNPLAGQEQDPGNEETRRAGILDTRGRYGVIGVVPAVFMVNTELLDGRDVPRSWEDVLSPEFADSVSLPVGDFDLFNGLLLNIYKLYGDSGLQALGRNMQSSMHPAQMVKSPPAVTILPYFFTRTIQPGSPVQAVWPREGAIVTPIFMLGTLGDPGVKGICEFLAGRTVGEILSHRGRFPSTHSGVDNRLESGDRFLWLGWDYLYSQDVGALTRHAEGVFYAAARETGV is encoded by the coding sequence ATGGAAATCAGCAAGAACTCAACCTTTTTAGATATAGTCACTGCCTACCCCGGGACCCGGGAGTATTTCCGGGAACTGGGGTTCGCCGGAGTGAGCGATGAAGGCTCCCTGGCAGGGGTGGGATCAACCTTGACGGTGGAGACCGCTGCCATGCTCAAGGGGATGGACAGCCTGGACCTTGTCCAGGGCATTCGGAGGGCGGCGGGCATGGAAATCACCCCGGAAGAAAGTACCCAGGGAGATTACCAGGTAACCGGTCTGCTGCCCTGTCCTGTCCGGATTCCCCTATTGGAGGCCTGCGAGGCCTTCGGAGAGGAGTTCCGAGGGCGGACTGGCAGGGGTATTTCCTACAACCTTCAGGCCGCCTACGTGGGGTTGGACTGGTTGAAGGAGGATCTGGACCGGGGTGCGGGCCTTGAGGGGCTGCCTGATGTGTTTCTGAGCGCCGGGTTCGACCTCTTTTTTCATAATTCCCGGCTGACCCAGCTTCTGGATCGGGGGGCTGTGGGGAATCCTTTGGCGGGTCAGGAACAGGACCCGGGGAACGAGGAGACCCGCCGGGCGGGGATCTTGGATACCCGGGGGCGTTACGGGGTAATCGGGGTTGTACCCGCAGTGTTCATGGTGAATACCGAACTCCTGGACGGCCGTGATGTACCCCGATCCTGGGAGGATGTGCTTTCCCCGGAGTTCGCCGACTCGGTTTCCTTGCCGGTGGGGGATTTTGATCTCTTTAACGGACTACTTCTAAATATATATAAACTCTACGGAGACTCCGGGCTCCAGGCTCTGGGGAGGAATATGCAGTCCTCCATGCATCCGGCCCAGATGGTGAAGAGCCCCCCGGCGGTGACGATACTGCCCTACTTTTTTACCCGGACCATCCAGCCCGGATCTCCGGTTCAGGCGGTATGGCCTCGGGAGGGGGCTATTGTGACCCCCATTTTTATGCTGGGAACCCTGGGGGATCCCGGGGTGAAAGGGATCTGTGAGTTTTTGGCCGGCAGGACCGTCGGCGAGATTCTCAGCCACCGAGGCCGGTTTCCCTCCACCCACAGCGGGGTGGATAACCGCCTGGAGTCCGGGGATCGGTTCCTCTGGCTTGGCTGGGATTACCTGTACAGCCAGGATGTGGGGGCCCTGACCCGCCATGCCGAAGGGGTCTTTTACGCCGCGGCCCGGGAGACCGGGGTATGA
- a CDS encoding DNA-methyltransferase has translation MEQTQHTLCIGSSTSMTDLDDQSVHLVVTSPPYPMIAMWDDQLSHEDTAIQRALGAARGPEAFEAMHGLLDRVWKECFRVLSPGGILCVNIGDATRKLGGHFQLYANHARILSAALSLGFQSLPAVLWRKPTNAPNKFMGSGMLPGGAYVTLEHEYILILRKGGHRVFKSPEEKYNRRVSAYFWEERNKWFSDLWEIGGAKQILGSLPSGDSNASGASNHFSEGLLARSRSAAYPFEIPFRLISMFSVQGDTVLDPFWGIGTTSQAALALGRNSVGYELESSIGNYGLRTLEAAVPLLSDIPRGRLAAHSEFVRRRLDQGKTFSHHNEFYDIPVITAQERDLRFAQADRGVLDLHRGRFTTYYRQPAPITSLRTQTIR, from the coding sequence ATGGAGCAGACGCAACATACATTATGCATCGGAAGCTCCACCTCCATGACCGATCTGGATGACCAATCAGTGCACCTGGTGGTCACCAGTCCGCCCTATCCCATGATTGCCATGTGGGACGACCAGCTTTCTCATGAAGATACAGCGATTCAGCGGGCCCTTGGAGCGGCCCGGGGACCTGAGGCCTTTGAGGCTATGCACGGGCTCTTGGATAGGGTGTGGAAGGAATGCTTCCGAGTCCTGTCTCCCGGCGGAATCCTCTGCGTGAATATTGGAGATGCAACACGCAAACTGGGGGGGCATTTCCAATTATATGCAAATCACGCCAGGATTCTCAGCGCAGCCCTGTCCCTGGGCTTCCAAAGCCTCCCCGCCGTTCTCTGGCGGAAACCCACCAACGCCCCCAACAAGTTCATGGGATCGGGCATGCTTCCCGGAGGCGCCTACGTTACCCTGGAACACGAGTACATTCTCATCCTCCGCAAGGGTGGGCACCGGGTTTTTAAAAGCCCCGAAGAAAAATACAACCGCAGGGTCAGCGCTTATTTCTGGGAAGAGCGAAATAAGTGGTTCAGCGATCTCTGGGAGATCGGGGGGGCCAAGCAGATTCTGGGGTCTCTACCCTCCGGGGATTCTAACGCCTCAGGCGCGTCTAACCACTTTTCCGAAGGGTTGTTGGCCCGAAGCCGCAGTGCTGCCTATCCCTTTGAAATCCCCTTTCGACTCATTTCCATGTTCAGCGTACAGGGAGATACCGTTCTGGATCCCTTCTGGGGCATCGGAACCACCAGTCAGGCCGCCCTCGCCCTGGGGCGCAACAGCGTTGGATATGAACTGGAATCCTCCATCGGCAACTACGGCCTGAGGACCTTGGAGGCTGCGGTTCCTCTGTTATCCGACATACCCCGGGGCCGTCTTGCCGCTCATAGCGAATTCGTCCGGCGCAGACTTGATCAGGGTAAGACCTTCTCCCATCACAACGAGTTTTACGACATCCCCGTTATTACCGCCCAGGAGCGGGATCTCCGCTTTGCCCAGGCCGATAGGGGTGTCCTGGACCTACACCGGGGACGGTTTACCACGTACTACCGCCAGCCGGCGCCAATTACGAGTCTGCGAACCCAAACGATCCGCTAA
- the hcp gene encoding hydroxylamine reductase, which produces MSMFCFQCQEAAKNTGCTVRGVCGKEDVTAGIQDLLIYTAKGVGLAAQGAGDDQVIRAGRYLVRSLFATITNANFDRLRIASLVLEGLVLRGELLAGGLGHQNHPENPDILTWKPLLAESRSLEELQDQLAAALAYQAGRSGVDQKKQLENLPEEAQAVPALVEDLEGKAALVGILAQEQEDVRSLRELTIYGLKGIAAYAEHAAVLGYEDPEIYRFAAAALARTSQDENPESLTALVLETGKTAVTTMALLDKANTETYGNPEITQVNIGTRSNPAILISGHDLKDMEELLEQTAGTGVDVYTHSEMLPANYYPAFKKYDHFVGNYGNAWWQQDKEFESFNGVILMTTNCIVPPKESYKTRIFTTGMAGFPGVPHISEDSQGRKDFSALVSLAKTCQPPIELEQGSITGGFAHHQISQLADKVIDAVKSGALKRFVVMAGCDGRHKSRDHFTQVAQGLPRDTVILTAGCAKYRYNKLDLGDIGGIPRVLDAGQCNDSYSLAVTALTLKEAFGMADINDLPIDFDIAWYEQKAVAVLLALLHLGFKNVRLGPTLPAFLSPGVAKVLVDTFGIQGTGTVEEDLAAITAS; this is translated from the coding sequence ATGAGTATGTTTTGTTTTCAATGCCAGGAAGCCGCAAAGAACACGGGTTGTACCGTCCGTGGGGTCTGCGGCAAGGAGGATGTGACCGCGGGGATCCAGGATCTGCTGATCTACACCGCGAAAGGGGTCGGATTGGCTGCCCAGGGGGCAGGGGACGACCAGGTGATCAGGGCCGGCCGGTATCTCGTCCGGTCGCTCTTTGCCACCATCACCAATGCGAACTTCGACCGGCTGCGCATCGCCTCCCTGGTTTTAGAGGGCCTGGTGCTCCGGGGCGAGCTTTTGGCAGGTGGCCTGGGGCATCAGAATCACCCTGAAAACCCGGATATCCTTACCTGGAAACCCCTCCTGGCCGAGTCCCGAAGCCTGGAGGAACTGCAGGATCAATTGGCCGCTGCCCTGGCCTACCAAGCCGGACGGAGCGGGGTGGACCAGAAGAAACAGCTTGAGAATCTACCCGAGGAGGCCCAGGCTGTTCCAGCATTGGTGGAGGATCTGGAGGGCAAGGCTGCTCTGGTGGGAATTTTGGCCCAGGAGCAGGAGGATGTCCGCAGCCTCAGAGAGCTGACCATCTACGGTCTCAAGGGAATTGCTGCCTACGCCGAGCACGCTGCCGTCCTGGGCTACGAGGATCCGGAGATCTACCGCTTTGCCGCCGCAGCCCTGGCCCGGACCTCCCAGGATGAGAACCCCGAGAGCCTGACGGCCCTGGTTCTGGAAACCGGCAAGACCGCGGTTACCACCATGGCCCTCTTGGACAAGGCCAACACCGAGACCTACGGAAACCCCGAGATTACCCAGGTAAATATCGGAACCCGGTCCAATCCCGCCATCCTGATTTCTGGCCACGACCTGAAGGATATGGAGGAGCTCCTGGAACAGACCGCCGGTACCGGGGTGGATGTGTACACCCACTCGGAGATGCTTCCGGCAAACTACTATCCGGCCTTCAAGAAATACGATCACTTTGTGGGTAACTATGGCAATGCCTGGTGGCAGCAGGACAAGGAGTTCGAGAGCTTCAACGGGGTAATCCTGATGACCACCAACTGTATTGTGCCTCCCAAGGAGAGCTATAAAACCCGGATCTTCACCACGGGGATGGCCGGTTTTCCCGGGGTTCCCCACATCTCCGAGGATTCCCAGGGTAGGAAGGACTTCTCCGCGCTGGTAAGTCTGGCCAAGACCTGCCAGCCCCCGATCGAGCTCGAACAGGGCAGTATTACCGGTGGTTTCGCCCATCACCAGATCAGCCAGCTCGCCGACAAGGTCATCGACGCGGTAAAATCCGGGGCCCTCAAACGCTTCGTGGTGATGGCCGGATGCGACGGCCGCCATAAGAGCCGTGACCACTTTACCCAGGTCGCTCAGGGCCTGCCCCGGGACACGGTTATTCTGACTGCGGGCTGTGCCAAGTACCGGTACAACAAGCTGGATCTCGGGGATATCGGGGGTATTCCCCGGGTTCTGGATGCCGGGCAATGCAATGACAGCTACTCCCTGGCGGTCACCGCCCTGACCCTGAAGGAAGCCTTCGGCATGGCGGACATCAACGATCTGCCCATCGACTTCGATATCGCCTGGTACGAGCAGAAGGCCGTGGCCGTCCTGCTTGCCCTCCTGCATCTGGGGTTCAAGAATGTCCGGCTGGGTCCGACCCTGCCTGCCTTCCTGAGTCCCGGGGTAGCCAAGGTTCTGGTGGATACCTTCGGAATCCAGGGGACCGGCACCGTGGAGGAGGATCTTGCAGCAATTACAGCGTCCTAA
- a CDS encoding carbohydrate ABC transporter permease, with translation MNKPQKPLFMRTPLVSYAVLGIWSILVLVPLWVMVINSFKPRLSIYASPLGFPEEWTLEGYRLIFTGSSFPLYFLNSLLVVGVSIVFILVCAAAAAYAIANWQVTLTRVVALFFLAGLMIPIRIGSVNLLQIAKALNLLDKAVGLIPVYVAMGMPLGVFVLTEFVRGVPRDLLHAAQIDGASRARIFWQIILPLTRPAMATVAIFNLVNLWNDLWFPLIFIRSENQRTLMLGITRLFGQYQTDWTRILSTLTLASVPIILLYLLMAKQFIRGLTAGAIKG, from the coding sequence ATGAACAAACCACAGAAACCCTTATTTATGCGGACCCCCCTGGTAAGCTACGCGGTATTGGGCATATGGAGCATCCTGGTACTGGTACCCCTATGGGTCATGGTCATCAATTCCTTTAAGCCCCGGCTGTCGATCTATGCCTCCCCCCTGGGATTTCCCGAGGAATGGACCCTGGAAGGGTACCGGCTCATCTTTACCGGAAGCAGTTTTCCCCTCTACTTCTTGAACAGCCTCCTAGTGGTCGGGGTATCCATCGTGTTTATCCTGGTGTGCGCCGCCGCAGCTGCTTACGCCATTGCAAACTGGCAGGTAACCCTTACCCGGGTGGTGGCCCTGTTTTTCCTGGCGGGATTGATGATCCCCATCCGGATCGGGAGCGTGAATCTGCTGCAGATCGCCAAGGCCCTGAACCTCCTGGACAAGGCCGTGGGCCTCATACCGGTGTATGTGGCCATGGGGATGCCCCTGGGTGTCTTCGTGCTGACGGAGTTTGTCCGGGGAGTACCCCGGGATCTGCTGCATGCTGCCCAGATCGACGGTGCATCCCGGGCGCGGATATTCTGGCAGATCATCCTCCCCCTTACCCGGCCGGCCATGGCTACCGTGGCGATCTTCAACCTGGTTAACCTCTGGAACGACCTCTGGTTCCCCCTCATCTTCATCCGGAGCGAGAACCAGCGTACCCTCATGCTCGGCATTACCCGGCTCTTCGGCCAGTACCAGACCGACTGGACCCGCATCCTTTCGACCCTGACCCTGGCCTCCGTTCCGATTATACTCTTGTACCTACTTATGGCGAAACAGTTTATTCGAGGACTCACTGCCGGAGCCATTAAGGGATGA